The genomic interval TAGTTGAATAATTTCTACCTGCAAAAATTTCTCCATTTTCGTAAGAATGATAGCAAGTAAAGGGATTTgtgaaattctcaaaaccTACAAATGTTCCCAACTAGCGTTGGAGACCAAGTTACCACTCCAACTATGAGCCAACTCATGAGCAACCACATCAACATTCTCTCTATCCCCACTAATAATAGTAGGAGTAGCAAAAGTGAACACGGGATTCTCCATGCCACCGTAAGGGAAACTTGGTGGTAAGACCAAAACATTGTATTGGGTCCATTCGTAAGGATAGACAATTTTCTCTATAGTCTCAATAAACTTCTCGGTATCTCTCTCGAGCTCCCATTTAGCTCCTATGAGCTCTTCTGGACCAGTGGATACGAGGGAACGTGGACCAATAGATGCGGTAGCAATATCACCTGATGCGAGAGCAAAGAGATAAGATGGCATAGGGATTTCCTGGTAAAAGGAGTAGAGAAGAGTTCCGGATTCTCCATTTTCACCATGAACAAATGAACCTGCACCACGGGGCAAGCCACTGGCAAGAACGGGAAGAGGAGAGCGAATTCGGAAATCATATGTGCTCTTTACATCAGGAGTGTCTTGACATGGGAAGATCGAGCGGTTATGAATGGCTTGGCATTGAGAGAACATGTATGGGAACTTTTTGTTCGAGGTCTGAGCGGGAGTGAGCCATTGGAGAGCTGTGCATTTGTCGGTAGTTGATAGCGTGATGGCGAGTGCAATGACAGTACCCTTTGCTGCTCCACCTGGGATCTTCACAGAAAGCGGAGTGCCGAATGGTTCAATGCGTTTTTCGAGAGTCCATTCACCAGTCTTGTTCCCGTCAACTGCAACACTTTGCACATCAACAAAACTAGTATCGAGGATTATCTCTTCAGATTCCTTATCCGTAATAGATTCAAGCTGTAGTGTAACTGTGCCATGAACTCGCTGTTTCGTGAAATCAATAGCCAAATCGGCGATTGTATGCTTCGTTCTCCAATTGTTATAATTCGACAAGGTGTTTGGATCACGTGGCATGTTGATGGTAGAAACTGTAGCCATCGTACGAGCTGTCACCGTTGTCTGACGGGCTGATACTATTCGAGGTGCAGATGTGATGATACTGCGTCCGATAGAGAGCAAGGTATTCATGTAACGGGAACCCCTATTGGATGGAACAAAGATCTTGATTGCCGAACCAAACTTGATCTCACTGGCGTTGGTCAGTGAAGGTcaaagatttctttctttctgggtttgtgtttgtatttTGGTTGGAAGGTGGGAGGGGTAATCACAATATCGGGCCTAAGGCCTCAACGGTAAAAATGACCTCGGGATCTTTGTAATCACATGATATGCCGTGCCTTCCTTTTGTGGCTAGCACATACCTTTTGCTTTCTTCCCCTGTCTCCTGAACTCCGAGAAGGCACAAATCTTTTTCACCCACATCACACACATTAGCCGGTACACGCAAAGTTTGACCAACCGAGAGATGGGTAGGTAGATCTAGGAACAGATCTAGAAGGATTTGGAAACCGGCCAGAAGGATCTAGCTGTCAGATTCAAATTAAAATCGAACTTTAATCTCCATTTGCCGTGTTTCATGGCTTTCAACTGTTGTAGAGAGGAGGATTTGGGCATTTTCACGATGTTTCCATACGGCAGATGATCACGGAGGAGGAAGGTACTAAGGTATAGTGTTGTATGTGTCACACTTCAAACCCTCGAATACGAAATGAAGCCACGAAAAGTCTCATCCAAAATAAACAGCAGACATACCTAAGCATTGGTTATATGTACAACTATCACGTACAGAGGAGGAAACCCGGTCTGGGGGCTCTCCTTTGCAGGCTGCAAGCTGCGGCTGGTCGCATCACAGTGACCTGTGATACATCCCAATCATCTAAATAGCCATAGGATATGGTAACTGCGTACGGTAAAAAGTACCAGAATTAGCGAGGGGCTTGAATTAAATCATCCCGTCGAGTTTTCCATCCCCGGCCGGGTCAAGAACTTGGTACCTTCCTCACTCATACCCAGAtccgccccccccccccgctTAATGTCAGAGACACGAACTACAATCAAATctatttgagatttttgatgGCGATAAAACA from Botrytis cinerea B05.10 chromosome 9, complete sequence carries:
- the Bclap2 gene encoding Bclap2; protein product: MNTLLSIGRSIITSAPRIVSARQTTVTARTMATVSTINMPRDPNTLSNYNNWRTKHTIADLAIDFTKQRVHGTVTLQLESITDKESEEIILDTSFVDVQSVAVDGNKTGEWTLEKRIEPFGTPLSVKIPGGAAKGTVIALAITLSTTDKCTALQWLTPAQTSNKKFPYMFSQCQAIHNRSIFPCQDTPDVKSTYDFRIRSPLPVLASGLPRGAGSFVHGENGESGTLLYSFYQEIPMPSYLFALASGDIATASIGPRSLVSTGPEELIGAKWELERDTEKFIETIEKIVYPYEWTQYNVLVLPPSFPYGGMENPVFTFATPTIISGDRENVDVVAHELAHSWSGNLVSNASWEHFWLNEGWTVYLERRIIAAVHGEAYRDFSSIIGWKALEDSVKLYGEDHEFTKLIVDLKGKDPDDAFSSVPYEKGFHFLYYLERLVGKPSWDKFIPHYFTTWKKKSLDSYDFKATLLDFFASDSAASKALESVDWDSWFYKPGLPSKPEFDTSLVDKCYALAKKWESKDYTPSPSDIEGWAANQVVVFLQQVQLFTTPLTPVQSQAMGKAYNLVNTKNVELSSRYFGVGLAAKDETVYQPTAELLGKVGRMKFVRTLYRKLVVVDRKLAVETFEKNKDFYHPICRDQVEKDLKE